The following coding sequences lie in one Alloacidobacterium dinghuense genomic window:
- a CDS encoding precorrin-2 dehydrogenase/sirohydrochlorin ferrochelatase family protein, producing the protein MSLFPIFLKLQDRRCLVVGAGEIAESKIHSLLAAGADVTVVSPEAKPDLIASANVGLFTWHRREYAAADLDGMFLVVAATDSLEVNAAVYRDAVDRNILCNAVDDPPNCDFYFPSVVRRGRLQIAISTEGESPALAQRLRKEIDEQLPEDLGPWLDDLGELRREVLAVLPPGESRKLLLHELAHRPVCSADHCPSRRLALQAKDALAHQ; encoded by the coding sequence ATGAGTCTCTTTCCTATTTTTCTGAAGCTGCAGGATCGCCGCTGCCTGGTGGTTGGCGCGGGTGAAATTGCTGAATCGAAGATCCATAGTCTGCTGGCGGCGGGGGCTGACGTCACCGTCGTTTCTCCCGAAGCCAAGCCCGATCTGATCGCTTCGGCCAACGTTGGCCTGTTCACCTGGCATCGGCGCGAATACGCAGCGGCGGACTTAGACGGAATGTTTCTCGTCGTGGCAGCGACTGATTCACTGGAAGTGAATGCGGCTGTCTACAGGGATGCTGTGGATCGCAATATTCTCTGCAACGCGGTGGATGATCCGCCGAACTGCGATTTCTATTTCCCGTCAGTTGTGAGACGCGGGCGGTTGCAGATTGCGATTTCTACCGAAGGCGAGAGCCCGGCCCTGGCGCAGCGATTGCGCAAGGAAATTGACGAGCAGCTGCCGGAGGATCTGGGGCCCTGGCTGGACGATCTTGGTGAACTGCGCCGGGAAGTGCTTGCTGTCTTGCCGCCGGGTGAATCACGAAAGCTGCTGCTGCATGAGCTGGCCCACCGGCCGGTATGCAGCGCGGACCATTGCCCATCAAGAAGATTGGCGTTGCAGGCGAAAGACGCGCTCGCACATCAGTGA